The bacterium genome has a window encoding:
- a CDS encoding ABC transporter permease subunit, with product MLFTIAKRRFLANILTSRFIVAAVLIEILFISSTAVLIRGYARRQQQFHTEVQKHDKEMSNADVYAQLSVRLDRPPEPLSIFSAGADRRIAGSVSVAHNAAPVMIGGAEEDNPLLSVFSSLDMITIIQIILSLTVLLFSYNVVSEEKEKGTLRLVFSNDLPRHTFLAGNILGGLLSLFLPLLVGFLSAFLLAYLHPAIQLNGTDMLRLILVILAAMLFLSVFYSLGVLFSILMKRSSTSLVFLLFIWVFLVILLPPGIISIVRQIKPVESQSIIDQQAEALRKEWNKKLWDYTDNHPRPEFIREFIRDRYVKTGY from the coding sequence ATGCTTTTTACAATTGCAAAACGCAGGTTTCTGGCCAATATTTTAACTTCCCGTTTCATAGTGGCTGCTGTTTTAATAGAAATTCTTTTTATTTCAAGCACTGCTGTTTTGATAAGGGGGTATGCTAGGAGGCAGCAGCAATTCCATACGGAAGTGCAGAAACATGATAAAGAGATGAGCAATGCAGATGTGTATGCTCAGCTTTCCGTGCGCCTGGACAGACCTCCCGAGCCTTTGAGCATTTTCAGTGCAGGTGCGGACCGCAGAATTGCCGGAAGTGTATCAGTGGCACATAATGCGGCACCGGTGATGATCGGCGGTGCTGAGGAAGATAATCCTTTGCTTTCCGTGTTTTCCAGTCTTGACATGATAACCATTATTCAAATTATTTTAAGCCTGACAGTGCTGCTATTTTCCTATAATGTGGTTTCTGAAGAGAAAGAAAAGGGCACTCTGCGCCTGGTATTTTCCAATGATCTTCCCCGGCATACATTTCTTGCAGGGAATATTCTCGGCGGATTGCTCAGTCTTTTTCTGCCTCTTCTCGTGGGCTTTTTATCTGCATTTCTGCTGGCTTATCTGCACCCGGCCATTCAGCTGAACGGCACAGATATGCTCCGTCTGATTCTTGTTATTCTGGCGGCAATGCTGTTCTTATCTGTTTTTTATTCTCTCGGAGTCCTTTTTTCAATTTTGATGAAACGTTCTTCAACATCTCTTGTTTTTCTGCTTTTTATCTGGGTTTTTCTCGTCATTCTTCTGCCGCCGGGAATAATCTCCATTGTGAGGCAGATTAAGCCGGTTGAGAGCCAGTCTATTATTGATCAGCAGGCCGAAGCATTGCGGAAAGAGTGGAATAAAAAATTATGGGATTACACGGATAATCATCCCCGGCCGGAATTTATCAGGGAGTTTATAAGAGACCGTTATGTCAAAACAGGTTATTT
- a CDS encoding ABC transporter ATP-binding protein — MLQAIDLTKRYEDGILALDHVNFEVKAGEIFCMLGANGAGKTTTINLFLNFIEPTDGKTLINGIDSAKEPLKAKKYVAYVSENVMLYSNFTARQNLDFFAKLGGKTDLTKEDYYQVMRQVGLQEKAFEAKLKTFSKGMRQKLGISIAIIKDAPAILLDEPTSGLDPKASAEFQKILLDLKEKGKSIFMSTHDIFRAKTVADRVGIMKEGRLVMMRTREEFLEENLEKLYLDYMQEKTA; from the coding sequence ATGTTACAGGCAATTGATTTAACCAAGCGTTACGAAGACGGTATTCTTGCTTTGGATCATGTTAATTTCGAAGTCAAGGCTGGTGAGATTTTCTGCATGCTTGGTGCAAACGGAGCAGGTAAAACAACAACTATTAACCTGTTTTTAAATTTTATCGAACCTACAGACGGGAAAACCCTTATTAACGGAATTGATTCGGCAAAAGAACCGCTCAAAGCAAAAAAGTACGTTGCTTATGTATCGGAAAATGTGATGCTCTACAGCAATTTCACAGCTCGCCAGAATCTTGATTTTTTTGCCAAACTGGGCGGAAAGACTGATCTAACAAAAGAGGATTATTACCAGGTTATGCGTCAGGTCGGCCTTCAGGAAAAGGCATTTGAAGCCAAACTGAAAACATTTTCAAAAGGTATGCGCCAGAAACTGGGAATTTCAATTGCAATAATCAAAGATGCACCTGCTATCCTTCTCGATGAACCAACTTCCGGCCTTGATCCTAAAGCATCCGCTGAATTTCAGAAAATTCTGCTTGACCTGAAGGAAAAAGGCAAGTCCATTTTCATGTCAACTCACGATATCTTCCGCGCGAAAACTGTTGCTGACCGGGTGGGTATCATGAAAGAAGGGCGTCTTGTGATGATGAGAACGCGGGAAGAGTTTCTCGAAGAGAATCTGGAAAAACTCTATCTTGATTATATGCAGGAAAAAACAGCGTAA
- a CDS encoding ABC transporter permease subunit, which translates to MLKTLIKKELMENMLSFRFLITLLLCVVLIPLGIFVSSKQYENSRNDYQQSLTLYQQSMQGMKNAVNVEAKGMRPPSPFSIFAGGLDKSLPNEIVSSRTKGLLLNNNRTMDSPLSTLFGRMDFLFSISVVMSLLAIMFTFDAVTREKEEGTLRLALSNEIPRYNIIIAKYIGNFITFLIPFIAAMLISIIILSLSGVIPVFQSGNMARLLLIMGVSLLFISAFFNLGLMVSSLTQRSLTSQITLLFLWVLLVFAMPRASGMIAGIIKPVKTLQTINLEKSLIRKNIDDEKATALQNAFRKSLSENPNKSAPGYDEVRTPIVADLRKKEQKLLAAVDNDYQNRKNSQLKIASVLARISPLASLTFAVTELTNTGLLQMDNLFNSSQEFHNAAVREVHSKGYQDNIPGVGMRMSMGWISAKDIPQYHFQPTSLSRDLQASWLDIFLLVMFNVLFFTAAYVGFLKYDVR; encoded by the coding sequence AAAACTTTAATCAAGAAAGAATTAATGGAGAATATGTTGAGTTTCAGGTTTTTAATCACATTATTGCTTTGTGTGGTATTAATTCCTCTCGGAATTTTTGTGAGCAGTAAACAGTATGAAAACAGCAGGAACGACTATCAGCAGTCTTTGACGCTTTATCAACAGAGCATGCAGGGCATGAAAAACGCAGTTAATGTAGAAGCAAAGGGAATGCGGCCTCCGTCGCCTTTCAGTATTTTTGCCGGAGGTTTGGATAAATCTCTGCCTAATGAGATTGTATCTTCAAGAACAAAAGGGCTGCTTCTGAACAATAACAGAACAATGGATTCGCCGCTTTCCACTCTGTTCGGAAGAATGGATTTTCTTTTCAGTATCAGTGTTGTAATGAGCCTTCTCGCTATTATGTTCACTTTTGATGCTGTGACGCGTGAAAAAGAGGAAGGAACTCTCAGACTGGCTCTATCAAATGAAATTCCGAGATATAATATTATTATTGCCAAGTATATAGGGAATTTTATTACATTTCTGATCCCCTTTATAGCGGCCATGTTAATCAGTATTATCATACTCAGCCTGTCCGGAGTTATTCCGGTATTCCAATCAGGGAATATGGCGAGGCTGCTGTTAATCATGGGCGTTTCCCTGTTGTTCATATCTGCATTTTTTAATCTGGGGTTAATGGTTTCTTCTCTGACTCAGCGCTCCCTGACTTCTCAGATAACTCTTCTTTTCCTATGGGTTCTTCTCGTGTTTGCCATGCCGAGAGCAAGCGGTATGATCGCAGGAATTATTAAGCCGGTAAAGACCCTGCAGACAATAAATCTTGAGAAGTCCCTGATCAGAAAAAATATCGATGATGAGAAGGCCACTGCCCTGCAGAATGCTTTCAGGAAATCTTTATCGGAAAATCCAAATAAATCTGCTCCCGGTTATGATGAAGTGCGTACTCCCATTGTGGCTGATCTGAGAAAAAAAGAGCAAAAGCTGCTTGCTGCTGTAGATAATGATTATCAGAACAGAAAAAATTCTCAATTAAAGATTGCTTCTGTCTTAGCCCGAATCTCTCCTCTGGCATCTTTAACATTTGCTGTGACCGAGCTGACAAATACCGGCCTGCTGCAGATGGATAATCTGTTTAATTCATCGCAGGAATTCCATAATGCCGCTGTCAGGGAAGTCCATTCGAAGGGATATCAGGATAATATCCCCGGTGTCGGGATGCGTATGAGTATGGGATGGATTTCAGCAAAGGATATCCCACAGTATCATTTTCAGCCTACTTCCTTAAGCAGAGACCTGCAGGCGAGCTGGTTGGATATTTTCCTGCTTGTTATGTTTAATGTGCTGTTTTTTACAGCAGCTTATGTAGGATTTTTAAAATATGATGTAAGGTGA